One Elephas maximus indicus isolate mEleMax1 chromosome X, mEleMax1 primary haplotype, whole genome shotgun sequence DNA segment encodes these proteins:
- the LOC126069554 gene encoding zinc finger protein 449-like → MAVALGCAIQASLNHGSTLKEYDTECEVFRQCFRQFQYQQAAGPREAFNSLWELCSQWLKPTIHSKEEILELLVLEQFLTILPSEIETWVRLYRPENRERVLALVEDLQRELEIPEQQVGRQEMLLEELAPVGTAHIPSNIQLDSPELHVLGPSQEATVAEERIPQAGPQYPRDGDDRECQPFSEPEYPIPNPDLSFPLEYREEDPRVKELQSSEGVKQLGFSKIDFDIGRENEDSSKQNKLENRYAFIFTFEGNILRGPTLQKVCGELENQWGNPPKELQLSKLLDDQKHSPGEKCESNNAEKPLSLGPHQQKNAGKEPHRCSQCGKCFARKSQLDGHQKIHSGEERHKCPECGKSFLRNSDLYRHKRSHTGERPYECTICKKRFTRRSHLTGHQRAHSEGAAFKCLECRKSFCYGPSLKRHLKTHTGEKPHKCRTCGKGFIEQSALTSHQRTHTGERPFKCNYCEKSFRHKPTLVIHLRIHTGEKPYKCSHCSKAFRQRSGLIMHQVSHFRQEFFKKC, encoded by the exons ATGGCTGTGGCCCTGGGCTGTGCAATCCAGGCCTCCTTGAATCATGGCTCCACGCTTAAAGAGTACGATACTGAGTGTGAAGTCTTCCGTCAGTGCTTCAGGCAGTTCCAATACCAACAGGCAGCCGGGCCTCGTGAAGCTTTCAACAGCCTCTGGGAGCTTTGCTCTCAGTGGTTGAAGCCAACGATCCATTCTAAGGAAGAAATCCTGGAGCTGCTAGTGTTGGAGCAATTCCTGACTATTCTGCCCTCAGAGATAGAGACCTGGGTAAGGCTGTACCGCccagagaacagagaaagagTTCTGGCACTGGTAGAAGACTTACAGAGAGAACTTGAGATACCAGAGCAGCAG GTTGGTAGGCAGGAAATGCTCTTGGAAGAACTGGCACCAGTGGGAACGGCACACATACCATCAAACATCCAGCTGGACTCACCTGAGCTCCACGTCCTGGGACCTTCCCAGGAGGCCACCGTGGCAGAGGAGCGGATCCCACAGGCAGGGCCACAGTACCCGAGGGATGGTGATGATAGGGAATGCCAGCCCTTTTCTGAGCCAG AATATCCGATACCAAACCCTGACCTGAGCTTCCCATTGGAATATAGAGAAGAAGATCCACGGGTGAAGGAATTACAGAGCTCTGAAGGAGTAAAACAATTAGGTTTCTCCAAGATAG ATTTTGATATTGGGAGAGAAAATGAAGATTCGTCAAAACAGAATAAACTAGAGAATAgatatgcatttatttttacttttgagGGGAATATTCTTCGTGGTCCCACTTTACAAAAAGTCTGTGGAGAGTTAGAAAATCAGTGGGGAAATCCCCCAAAGGAGTTACAGTTATCAAAGCTTTTAGATGATCAGAAACACTCTCCAGGAGAGAAATGTGAGAGCAACAACGCGGAAAAACCTCTCAGTCTTGGACCCCATCAACAAAAGAATGCAGGAAAGGAACCTCACCGATGTTCTCAGTGTGGAAAATGTTTTGCTCGGAAGTCACAACTTGATGGGCACCAGAAAATTCATTCAGGAGAGGAACGTCACAAGTGCCCTGAATGTGGGAAAAGCTTCCTTCGTAATTCAGACTTGTATAGGCACAAACGATCTCATACAGGGGAGAGGCCCTATGAATGTACGATATGCAAAAAGCGATTCACTCGAAGGTCACACCTTACAGGGCACCAGAGAGCCCATTCTGAAGGAGCAGCATTTAAATGCCTTGAGTGCAGGAAAAGCTTTTGTTATGGACCAAGCCTTAAAAGACATCTGAAAACTCATACAGGTGAAAAACCTCATAAGTGTCGTACTTGTGGAAAAGGCTTTATTGAACAGTCAGCTCTTACTTCGCACCAGAGAACTCACACTGGAGAGAGACCTTTTAAATGTAATTACTGTGAGAAAAGCTTTAGACATAAGCCAACTCTAGTTATTCACTTAAGAATTCATACAGGGGAGAAGCCATACAAGTGTAGCCATTGTTCTAAAGCCTTCAGACAGAGATCAGGCCTTATTATGCACCAAGTCTCTCACTTTAGACAAGAATTCTTTAAGAAATGTTGA